Proteins encoded together in one Drosophila albomicans strain 15112-1751.03 chromosome 2R, ASM965048v2, whole genome shotgun sequence window:
- the LOC117573378 gene encoding uncharacterized protein LOC117573378 isoform X25, with product MAFSTQKEFFHVPFMNESIDFECTDVCVKLKSYPSTNDDRSWSADEEKKSRFVSDLVSCNTPIFWRRGPEGGEPYDRPGGGPGGRGAGGPGGRGGPDDGYYDGRTGKPGQDGGRGGGRGKQGGRGGDGQDRGGGRPGRGRGQGPADGYGGRGQDQYGRGGPDQGRGPGVDGRSGKGRGQGQGPGGYGGTGQDQGGRGPGQGEGSGGYGGSGQDQRGRAPGQGPGGYGGPGQDYGGRGPGQGQGPGGYGGSGQDQGGRGPGQGAGGPGQGPGGYGGPGQDQGGRGPGQGPASGYGSPGQDQGGRGQGQGPGGYGAPGQDQGGRGQGQGTGGPGQGPGGYGGRGQDQGGRGPGQGPASGYGSPGQDQGGRGQGQGPGGYGGPGQDQGGRGPGQGPASGYGSPGQDQGRRGQGQGPGGYGVSGQDQGGRGPGQGQGPGGYGGPGQDQGGRGPGQGIDGGRPDQGQGPGGYGVSGQDQGGRGPGQAQGPGGGPGQGQGPGSRGSYSGSGQDRDGRGPGQGQGPGGYGGPGQDQGGRGPGQGQGPGGYGGPGQDQGGRGPGQGRDGGRPDQGQGPGGYGVSGQDQGGRGPGQAQGPGGGPGQGQGPGSRGSYSGSGQDRDGRGPGQGQGPGGYGGPGQDQGGRGPGQGLGPGGYGGPGQDQGGRGPGQGRDGGRPDQGQGPGGYGVSGQDQGGRGPGQAQGPGGGPGQGQGPGSRGSYGGPGQDRDGRGPGQGQGPGGPGQDQGGRGPGQGQGPGGYGGPGQDQGGRGPGQGQGPGGYGGPGQDQGGRGPGQGQGPGGYGGPGQDQGGRGPGQGQGPGGYGGPGQDQGGRGPGQGRDGGGPGQGQGPGGYGSPGQDRGGRGPAQGTDIGGSGQGQGTGPYGGVDQGGRGPGQGRDGVGQGQGPGGFRSPGQEQGGSRQGGPGQEQERRGSRIGADKGPGQADQGGRGSGQGRDGGPGVRPGQGGPGPVQGQRGSRAQDGQAPGRAQGPGAYGAQGLDQGGRGYDQGRDGGAPGHGHGPTGFSGGPGQGQDPGGYGAGQGGGPGGYGGGPGKQGGGPGGYGGGPGKQGGGPGGYGGGPGGPGDPRGSLGISDGNPLVGDALINAADETIDNMKDVMAKNNLLPKEIIDELDRSTPPRVENAEIKRIMNQRYDPDKSRELRDKIAELEGSGKISPNDANGLYNLQRSIDDMNTAHEILEVENANLRRLIEKQSRRVSMETIKVDPERSNDVNYLQNKIDGMSKELLVLRQFEEDVMASGGPGSPGGTGRQQPPDLDVETIQQMLSERGGLRNKINTLGYLDKVGPLKKKKGDANYAAGDLARNLEEQNQYIHDMECDIEEMQKYYETEVEQSKYNEELLKCTCNELQQQVIALQPAAQRCKCMQLEIDVLRNELRKRDLALNSYDCQYQQLMNVICELNQKYGNQRGDCPTFEVAECPNVGDDLAFYTGATLEHIRNELDKQVDCFKQMNQNKYSGGQDINNLQDCMDELERLRKLLGEKDGQLGVLIEDNECMCEAALESNKRLNQLDQKVRDLDRDTRYMEDGMRESIGLIQEIGDVARENERLKDRVNNMKTSELQDLTDDLKRQLEDCMKNKQMCEEINKNFKDALRELGADPDNIEKEAKEKIEQQWKAEEEAKRAAEAQAKADEEAKAERMREQARELAEQKAAEDTGKPGEEPSEERQAEGRDALTETPGAKPTGPEVEKITKAEPEQAEAVLREVPKATDRAPSQPGIKSAEAEKAAAKPSDKPVEKPADASADKVADKLVDKPADKSADRPADKPADKAADKPADKAADKPADKAADKPADKSADKQAEKAADKKDVDKPAEKAADKPKDAGKPEPTSAGAAAGQTPAAKAAEKAPAQPITSDPSAAKAGGEKPTAEAVGAKSGAPAADKSGAPAADKAGAATAGQPTEKAVTPPAAAAGAAKQETTGQPTKPAEKSPGQPVTAAGGTKPGEAASDAPPVSAAKKPAAAEQAKAVEKPGVQPTATAAVEKPAAAGQGAKAAEKTGGQPAQAAVAEKPAAAGQPAEKAATQPTGAAGGAKQGPTGAAAKPAEKTPGQPTTATGGPKPGATTGDKTSAPGEKARASGQPGAKPAGAAAGAAGERKGLAAKPGLQGPGKERHGDEGISGAAGGKAAKAPKGKGDDYGRRGKKGSKHMDDTTEEQFDEFVRNTVKTLSAGEIDGVGLERELRKILDMFIDECGFCFCKCNIPKSRFYAICHRLYHHGLHTLDFKDLAYMHKRIFAAAENILPGALFNIIMKDIIAGNSQSLAPLCAPKETPVAEQQCCSCKSSLCCDDTEEKLMIKVMRLENDIENAKMCLKNLKSIPSNISIEAFRMEGGDSPVKDRVLRSSRGGNSIIMYKHIKQARNVKKSVVANN from the exons ATGGCTTTCTCCACCCAAAAAGAGTTCTTTCATGTGCCATTTATGAATGAGTCTATCGACTTTGAATGCACAGACGTATGCGTGAAGTTAAAGAGTTATCCATCGACAAACGATGATCGATCCTGGTCGGCTGATGAAGAGAAGAAATCACGATTTGTCTCGGACTTAGTGTCCTGCAATACACCCATTTTTTGGCGCCGGGGCCCTGAAGGAGGAGAACCTTACGACAGACCTGGAGGCGGTCCAGGCGGCAGAGGCGCTGGTGGACCTGGAGGCAGAGGGGGACCTGACGATGGCTATTATGACGGTAGGACGGGTAAGCCTGGTCAGGATGGCGGTAGGGGTGGAGGAAGGGGAAAGCAAGGCGGTAGAGGCGGGGATGGCCAGGATAGAGGTGGGGGAAGGCCAGGTCGGGGTAGAGGTCAAGGCCCAGCTGATGGCTACGGAGGTCGAGGACAGGATCAATACGGACGCGGAGGACCTGATCAGGGCAGAGGCCCTGGTGTAGATGGGCGGTCAGGGAAAGGACGAGGGCAAGGACAAGGTCCGGGGGGCTATGGGGGAACTGGGCAAGATCAAGGCGGACGTGGACCTGGTCAAGGAGAGGGATCCGGGGGTTATGGAGGCTCCGGCCAGGATCAACGTGGTCGGGCACCAGGACAAGGTCCAGGTGGTTATGGAGGCCCTGGTCAGGATTATGGTGGACGCGGGCCAGGTCAGGGACAAGGACCCGGGGGCTATGGAGGCTCTGGCCAGGATCAGGGTGGACGGGGACCAGGACAGGGAGCAGGAGGTCCTGGCCAGGGACCAGGTGGGTATGGAGGGCCTGGCCAGGATCAGGGTGGACGTGGACCAGGTCAGGGTCCAGCTTCTGGTTATGGGAGTCCTGGTCAAGATCAGGGCGGGCGAGGTCAAGGCCAGGGACCAGGTGGTTATGGAGCTCCTGGCCAGGATCAGGGTGGACGGGGACAAGGACAGGGAACAGGAGGTCCTGGCCAGGGACCAGGTGGGTATGGAGGGCGTGGCCAGGATCAGGGTGGACGTGGACCAGGTCAGGGACCAGCTTCTGGTTATGGGAGTCCTGGTCAAGATCAGGGTGGGCGAGGTCAAGGCCAGGGACCAG GTGGGTATGGAGGGCCTGGCCAGGATCAGGGTGGACGTGGACCAGGTCAGGGACCAGCTTCTGGTTATGGGAGTCCTGGTCAAGATCAGGGTAGGCGAGGTCAAGGCCAGGGACCAGGTGGATATGGAGTCTCTGGCCAGGATCAAGGTGGACGAGGACCAGGTCAAGGACAGGGACCTGGTGGTTATGGTGGTCCTGGCCAAGATCAAGGTGGACGAGGACCAGGTCAGGGTATAGACGGTGGACGACCCGATCAGGGGCAGGGACCCGGTGGTTATGGAGTTTCGGGACAAGATCAGGGTGGACGTGGGCCGGGTCAAGCCCAGGGACCAGGAGGAGGTCCTGGTCAGGGACAAGGCCCTGGCAGTCGTGGTAGTTATAGTGGTTCAGGCCAAGATCGGGATGGGCGTGGACCAGGTCAAGGACAGGGACCTGGTGGTTATGGTGGTCCTGGCCAAGATCAAGGTGGACGAGGACCAGGTCAAGGACAGGGACCTGGCGGTTATGGTGGTCCTGGCCAAGATCAGGGTGGACGAGGACCAGGTCAGGGTAGAGACGGTGGACGACCCGATCAGGGGCAGGGACCCGGTGGTTATGGAGTTTCGGGACAAGATCAGGGTGGACGTGGGCCGGGTCAAGCCCAGGGACCAGGAGGAGGTCCTGGTCAGGGACAAGGCCCTGGCAGTCGTGGTAGTTATAGTGGTTCAGGCCAAGATCGGGATGGGCGTGGACCAGGTCAAGGACAGGGACCTGGTGGTTATGGTGGTCCTGGCCAAGATCAAGGTGGACGAGGACCAGGTCAAGGACTGGGACCTGGGGGTTATGGTGGTCCTGGCCAAGATCAGGGTGGACGAGGACCAGGTCAGGGTAGAGACGGTGGACGACCCGATCAGGGGCAGGGACCCGGTGGTTATGGAGTTTCGGGACAAGATCAGGGTGGACGTGGGCCGGGTCAAGCCCAGGGACCAGGAGGAGGTCCTGGTCAGGGACAAGGCCCTGGCAGTCGTGGTAGCTACGGCGGTCCAGGTCAGGATCGGGATGGGCGTGGACCAGGTCAAGGACAGGGACCTGGTGGTCCTGGCCAAGATCAGGGTGGACGAGGACCAGGTCAAGGACAGGGACCTGGTGGTTATGGTGGTCCTGGCCAAGATCAGGGTGGACGAGGACCAGGTCAAGGACAGGGACCTGGGGGTTATGGTGGTCCTGGCCAAGATCAAGGTGGACGAGGACCGGGTCAAGGACAGGGACCTGGTGGTTATGGTGGTCCTGGCCAAGATCAAGGTGGACGAGGACCAG GTCAAGGACAGGGACCTGGTGGTTATGGTGGTCCTGGCCAAGATCAGGGTGGACGAGGACCAGGTCAGGGTAGAGATGGTGGGGGCCCCGGACAGGGACAAGGGCCAGGCGGCTATGGAAGTCCAGGTCAGGATCGCGGCGGGCGTGGTCCAGCTCAAGGAACAGACATTGGAGGATCGGGTCAGGGGCAAGGAACAGGGCCATACGGTGGGGTAGACCAGGGTGGACGTGGGCCGGGACAAGGGCGAGATGGAGTAGGTCAAGGCCAGGGTCCAGGGGGCTTTAGAAGTCCCGGCCAAGAGCAGGGTGGAAGTAGACAAGGCGGTCCAGGACAAGAACAGGAGCGACGTGGGTCACGTATTGGAGCTGATAAGGGACCAGGACAGGCAGATCAGGGCGGCCGTGGGTCAGGTCAAGGACGAGACGGTGGACCAGGTGTAAGACCGGGCCAAGGTGGTCCCGGTCCAGTGCAGGGGCAACGTGGATCTCGTGCACAAGACGGACAAGCACCAGGTCGGGCACAGGGCCCGGGTGCTTACGGAGCACAGGGTTTGGACCAAGGCGGACGAGGTTACGACCAAGGCCGAGATGGTGGAGCTCCAGGGCATGGTCATGGACCGACTGGATTTTCTGGAGGTCCAGGTCAAGGACAAGATCCAGGGGGTTATGGAGCCGGCCAGGGAGGAGGACCTGGAGGATATGGTGGTGGCCCAGGAAAACAAGGTGGTGGTCCAGGAGGTTATGGTGGTGGCCCAGGAAAGCAAGGGGGTGGTCCTGGAGGTTATGGTGGTGGCCCGGGTGGCCCTGGTGATCCTCGAGGAAGTCTTGGCATCTCTGATGGAAATCCGTTGGTCGGTGATGCTTTAATCAATGCTGCTGACGAAACAATTGACAATATGAAGGACGTAATGgctaaaaacaatttactaCCAAAAGAAATTATCGATGAACTGGATAGATCAACACCACCCAGGGTAGAAAATGCCGAGATAAAGCGAATTATGAATCAACGTTACGATCCGGACAAAAGCAGGGAACTTAGAGATAAGATCGCCGAACTTGAAGGCTCTGGGAAGATCAGTCCCAATGATGCAAATGGACTTTACAATCTGCAGAGATCTATTGATGATATGAACACAGCTCATGAAATTCTAGAAGTGGAAAATGCAAATCTGCGACGTCTCATTGAGAAGCAGTCCAGGCGCGTATCAATGGAGACCATTAAAGTCGATCCTGAGAGAAGCAATGACGTTAACtacttgcaaaataaaatcgatGGCATGAGTAAAGAACTTTTGGTGCTGCGACAATTTGAAGAAGATGTTATGGCATCTGGCGGGCCTGGTAGTCCTGGCGGCACTGGCAGGCAACAACCACCTGATTTGGACGTCGAAACTATTCAACAAATGTTATCGGAGCGAGGCGGATTACGCAACAAGATTAACACGCTAGGTTATCTTGATAAGGTTGGTCcattgaagaagaaaaaggGTGATGCCAATTATGCCGCTGGAGACCTAGCACGAAATCTTGAAGaacaaaatcaatatattCATGATATGGAATGCGACATTGaagaaatgcaaaagtattACGAAACCGAAGTGGAACAGTCCAAATATAATGAGGAATTGCTTAAG TGCACCTGTAATGAGCTACAACAGCAAGTGATTGCTCTCCAACCTGCGGCTCAGCGTTGTAAGTGCATGCAATTAGAGATCGACGTGCTCCGCAATGAACTCCGTAAACGAGATCTTGCTTTGAATTCTTACGATTGCCAGTACCAACAGTTAATg AACGTCATCTGTGAGTTAAACCAAAAGTATGGAAATCAGCGAGGCGATTGTCCAACATTTGAAGTAGCTGAGTGTCCTAATGTGGGTGATGATCTAGCTTTCTATACAGGCGCCACGTTGGAGCACATTCGGAATGAATTGGATAAACAGGTCGACTGCTTCAAGCAAATGAATCAGAATAAATATTCGGGTGGCCAAGATATCAACAATTTACAAGACTGCATGGACGAATTAGAACGCCTTAGGAAGTTATTGGGAGAAAAGGATGGCCAGTTGGGTGTATTAATTGAGGACAACGAGTGCATGTGCGAGGCTGCACTCGAGAGTAATAAGCGTCTGAACCAATTGGATCAAAAGGTTCGTGATTTGGATAGGGACACACGGTATATGGAAGATGGGATGCGCGAGAGCATAGGTCTAATACAGGAAATTGGAGATGTTGCTAGAGAGAATGAAAGGCTTAAGGATAGAGTTAACAATATGAAAACTTCAGAGCTTCAAGATTTAACTGACGATCTGAAGAGGCAATTGGAAGACTGCATGAAGAACAAGCAGATGTGTGAAGAAATTAACAAGAATTTTAAGGACGCATTAAGGGAACTCGGTGCTGATCCcgataatattgaaaaagaaGCTAAAGAAAAAATAGAGCAGCAATGGAAGgccgaagaagaagcaaagcGAGCGGCTGAAGCTCAAGCTAAGGCAGATGAAGAGGCCAAGGCTGAAAGAATGCGCGAACAAGCAAGAGAGCTAGCTGAACAAAAAGCAGCTGAAGATACAGGTAAACCAGGGGAAGAACCAAGTGAAGAACGTCAAGCAGAAGGTCGAGATGCATTAACGGAGACACCCGGTGCTAAGCCGACTGGGCCAGAAGTTGAAAAGATTACAAAAGCTGAACCCGAACAAGCAGAAGCTGTGCTAAGAGAAGTACCTAAGGCTACAGATCGTGCACCAAGTCAACCAGGAATCAAATCAGCTGAAGCTGAGAAAGCCGCAGCAAAGCCCAGCGATAAACCCGTAGAAAAACCAGCTGATGCGTCAGCTGACAAGGTAGCCGATAAACTAGTTGACAAACCAGCTGATAAGTCAGCTGATAGGCCAGCTGATAAACCAGCTGACAAGGCAGCTGATAAACCAGCTGACAAGGCAGCTGATAAGCCAGCTGACAAGGCAGCTGATAAGCCAGCTGACAAATCAGCTGACAAACAAGCTGAGAAAGCAGCTGACAAAAAGGATGTTGACAAACCAGCTGAGAAAGCAGCTGATAAACCAAAGGATGCAGGAAAACCTGAACCGACGTCAGCCGGAGCAGCAGCGGGACAAACACCTGCTGCTAAGGCTGCTGAAAAAGCACCTGCACAACCGATAACTTCTGACCCATCGGCTGCTAAAGCTGGTGGTGAGAAACCAACTGCCGAAGCTGTGGGAGCTAAATCGGGAGCGCCTGCTGCGGATAAGTCCGGAGCACCGGCAGCTGATAAAGCAGGGGCAGCGACAGCGGGTCAACCTACTGAGAAAGCAGTCACAcctcctgctgctgcagccggAGCTGCGAAGCAGGAAACAACTGGACAACCTACTAAGCCAGCAGAAAAATCACCTGGACAGCCGGTTACAGCTGCTGGTGGGACCAAGCCGGGAGAAGCAGCATCTGATGCACCACCAGTATCCGCGGCGAAAAAACCTGCAGCAGCTGAACAAGCTAAGGCAGTTGAAAAACCAGGTGTCCAGCCTACCGCGACAGCAGCCGTTGAAAAGCCCGCAGCAGCAGGTCAAGGTGCCAAGGCGGCTGAAAAAACTGGAGGACAGCCTGCCCAGGCAGCAGTCGCTGAGAAGCCTGCAGCTGCGGGACAACCTGCTGAGAAAGCAGCAACTCAACCTACTGGAGCAGCCGGTGGTGCTAAACAGGGACCAACTGGTGCGGCTGCTAAGCCAGCAGAAAAAACTCCTGGGCAACCAACTACAGCTACAGGAGGGCCTAAACCGGGTGCAACAACAGGCGATAAAACTTCAGCACCAGGAGAAAAGGCCAGAGCGTCCGGACAGCCGGGCGCCAAgccagctggagcagcagctggtgcTGCAGGGGAAAGAAAAGGCTTGGCGGCAAAGCCAGGCTTACAAGGCCCTGGAAAGGAGAGACATGGGGATGAGGGAATTAGCGGAGCTGCTGGAGGCAAAGCTGCGAAAGCTCCCAAAGGTAAAGGTGATGATTACGGGCGTCGCGGAAAGAAGGGTTCCAAGCATATGGACGATACCACCGAGGAGCAGTTCGATGAGTTTGTAAGAAATACCGTGAAAACTCTATCGGCTGGCGAAATCGATGGTGTTGGCTTGGAAAGAGAATTGCGAAAAATACTGGACATGTTTATCGACGAGTGTGGTTTCTGCTTTTGCAAATGTAACATTCCCAAAAGCCGATTCTATGCCATTTGTCATCGACTATATCACCATGGTCTACACACTTTGGACTTTAAGGATCTGGCCTACATGCATAAGCGAATTTTTGCCGCAGCAGAGAACATACTTCCTGGCGCTCTCTTTAATATCATAATGAAAGACATTATCGCCGGCAATTCACAGAGCCTGGCTCCGCTGTGCGCTCCTAAAGAAACTCCTGTGGCGGAACAACAATGCTGCTCATGCAAAAGTTCTCTTTGTTGCGATGATACTGAAGAAAAACTCATGATTAAAG TAATGCGACTTGAGAATGATATTGAGAATGCCAAAATGTgcttaaagaatttaaaaagcaTACCATCGAATATTTCCATTGAAGCATTTCGTATGGAAGGGGGCGATAGTCCAGTAAA